One stretch of Camelus bactrianus isolate YW-2024 breed Bactrian camel chromosome 21, ASM4877302v1, whole genome shotgun sequence DNA includes these proteins:
- the FAM78B gene encoding protein FAM78B isoform X2 — protein sequence MNDNFYPSVTWAVPVSDSNVPLLTRIKRDQSFTTWLVAMNTSTKEKIILQTIKWRMRVDIEVDPLQLLGQRARLVGRTQQEQPRILSRMEPIPPNALVKPNANDAQVLMWRPKRGPPLVVIPPK from the coding sequence ATGAATGACAATTTCTACCCCAGTGTGACGTGGGCAGTGCCAGTAAGTGACAGCAATGTGCCGCTGCTCACAAGGATCAAGAGGGACCAAAGTTTCACTACCTGGCTGGTGGCCATGAACACCTCCACGAAAGAGAAGATCATTCTGCAGACCATCAAGTGGAGGATGAGGGTGGACATTGAGGTGGACCCCCTTCAGCTCTTGGGGCAACGGGCCCGGCTGGTGGGCAGGACTCAGCAGGAGCAGCCCCGAATCCTGAGCCGGATGGAACCCATCCCCCCAAATGCACTAGTGAAACCCAATGCCAACGATGCCCAGGTCCTCATGTGGAGGCCCAAGCGGGGGCCACCTCTGGTTGTGATCCCTCCTAAGTAG